The following proteins come from a genomic window of Paenibacillus swuensis:
- a CDS encoding ABC transporter permease, giving the protein MAAAGILGLLALWQAATVVFGIEAWLLPSPWQIGTEAWASRERVGEHAAATAVLAVGGFALSAALGVLFAFVLHLLPWLRRLAEPLLILSQSVPTIALAPLLILWLGFGVMPKLVLIVLVCFFPVLIAALGGFRHADRDMVRYMRMIGASRRQIFMKLELPGALPHLFSGLKIGATYSVMGAVIAEWLGAEKGIGVYMTLASASFRADRVFVAIGVIAALSLVLFAAMGALERWVTPWNAGAGEEEEK; this is encoded by the coding sequence ATGGCCGCGGCCGGGATCCTCGGACTGCTGGCGCTGTGGCAAGCCGCGACGGTCGTGTTCGGGATCGAAGCCTGGCTGCTGCCAAGTCCGTGGCAGATCGGTACGGAAGCATGGGCGTCCCGGGAGCGGGTAGGAGAACATGCCGCGGCGACTGCTGTGCTTGCTGTAGGCGGATTCGCATTGAGTGCGGCGCTGGGCGTACTGTTCGCATTCGTCTTACATCTGTTGCCATGGTTACGGCGGTTGGCTGAACCTTTGCTGATTCTCTCGCAGAGTGTGCCGACGATTGCGCTGGCGCCGCTGCTTATTCTGTGGCTGGGCTTCGGGGTTATGCCAAAGCTGGTGTTGATCGTGCTTGTGTGCTTCTTTCCGGTGTTGATCGCCGCGTTGGGAGGCTTTCGGCACGCGGACCGCGACATGGTGCGCTATATGCGGATGATCGGCGCCTCCCGGCGGCAGATCTTCATGAAGCTGGAGCTGCCGGGCGCCTTGCCGCACCTGTTCTCGGGCTTGAAGATCGGCGCGACCTACAGCGTCATGGGAGCGGTCATCGCGGAATGGCTGGGCGCCGAGAAGGGGATCGGCGTCTACATGACGCTCGCGTCGGCCTCCTTCCGGGCCGACCGTGTGTTTGTGGCGATCGGCGTTATCGCCGCGCTTAGTTTGGTGTTGTTCGCGGCCATGGGCGCGCTGGAACGTTGGGTCACCCCGTGGAACGCGGGGGCCGGAGAGGAGGAAGAGAAATGA